In a single window of the Neoarius graeffei isolate fNeoGra1 chromosome 28, fNeoGra1.pri, whole genome shotgun sequence genome:
- the micu2 gene encoding calcium uptake protein 2, mitochondrial, producing MATWGRFGASLRNFFRSSWSLGGKVPRYPAVGGAVLGCLVAGGIFRYRHEPRWRCLQPTVLAKETADDDHPIPAVSMRRLRFNQFASLIYEQEVYMTPRDFLYSMMLEHVEHELHKRHLSKAEVGKMLTVASQAKPGSNLFREIGDNGLISYTEYLFLLTILTKPHTGFNIAFKMLDIDGNEQVDKKEFEKLKKIIRQRKVVKEVAETAASEDSNEPSTTLQAYFFGHKGQNKLKYKEFCRFMEDLQVEVQEMEFLQFSRGMGTMRREDFADWLLHYTNEEGNAEYLENLRKKIPTGQSITFEEFKAFCLFTNNLEDFSISVKMIADANRPVGIAQFKRAVKIATGHELSENVLDTVFQIFDLDGDNCLSHKEFISVMKDRMLRGLRVHSQQGVSGFWKCVKKEMLKGAQEALSRSSSPF from the exons ATGGCGACGTGGGGCAGGTTCGGGGCGAGTCTGCGGAACTTCTTCAggagttcttggagcctgggcggtaaagTCCCGCGGTATCCGGCGGTCGGAGGCGCGGTGTTGGGCTGCCTGGTCGCCGGCGGTATTTTCCGGTACCGTCACGAGCCGCGCTGGAGGTGTTTACAGCCGACCGTGTTGGCCAAGGAGACCGCG GATGATGACCACCCCATCCCAGCAGTCTCGATGCGGCGTTTGCGCTTCAACCAGTTTGCTTCTTTGATTTATGAGCAGGAGGTGTACATGACACCCAGAGACTTCCTGTACTCCATGATGCTGGAGCATGTGGAAC ATGAACTGCATAAGAGGCACCTGTCCAAAGCG GAAGTAGGCAAGATGCTGACGGTGGCTTCTCAAGCCAAGCCAGGAAGCAATCTGTTCAGAGAAATTGGAGAcaatg GGCTGATCTCCTACACAGAGTACCTGTTCCTCCTCACCATCCTCACCA AGCCACATACCGGATTCAACATCGCGTTCAAGATGCTCGACATCGACGGCAACGAGCAGGTGGACAAAAAGGAGTTTGAGAAG CTGAAGAAAATCATCAGACAAAGGAAGGTTGTGAAAGAGGTGGCAGAG ACGGCAGCCTCGGAGGACAGCAATGAGCCCAGCACCACGCTGCAGGCCTACTTCTTCGGCCATAAGGGACAAAATAAATTGAAGTACAAAGAGTTTTGCAG GTTCATGGAGGACCTGCAGGTGGAGGTGCAGGAGATGGAGTTTCTGCAGTTCTCCAGAGGCATGGGCACCATGCGGAGGGAGGACTTTGCTGATTGGCTGTTGCACTACACCAATGAAGAAGGCAACGCAGAATACTTGGAGAACCTCAGAAAGAAAATACCGACAGGGCAG agcatCACTTTTGAGGAGTTTAAAGCCTTCTGTCTGTTCACCAACAACCTGGAGGACTTTTCTATCTCGGTGAAGATGATTGCTGATGCTAACAGACCAGTTGGAATAG CTCAGTTTAAAAGAGCTGTGAAGATTGCCACAGGACACGAGCTCTCGGAGAACGTTCTGGACACAGTCTTCCAAATCTTCGACCTCGACGGAGACAATTGTCTCAGCCATAAAGAGTTCATCTCTGTGATGAAGGACCGAATGCTGCGAGGTCTCAGG GTTCATTCCCAGCAGGGCGTATCAGGTTTCTGGAAGTGTGTGAAGAAAGAAATGCTAAAAGGAGCTCAGGAGGCTCTCAGTCGCAGCAGCAGCCCTTTCTGA